From Alosa sapidissima isolate fAloSap1 chromosome 7, fAloSap1.pri, whole genome shotgun sequence, the proteins below share one genomic window:
- the LOC121713748 gene encoding ADP-ribosylation factor 3 isoform X3, producing MGNIFGNLLKSLIGKKEMRILMVGLDAAGKTTILYKLKLGEIVTTIPTIGFNVETVEYKNISFTVWDVGGQDKIRPLWRHYFQNTQGLIFVVDSNDRERVNEAREELMRMLAEDELRDAVLLVFANKQDLPNAMNAAEITDKLGLHSLRHRNWYIQATCATSGDGLYEGLDWLANQLKNKK from the exons ATGGGCAACATTTTTGGCAACCTCTTGAAGAGCCTCATTGGCAAGAAGGAGATGAGGATTCTGATGGTTGGCCTGGACGCGGCTGGGAAAACAACTATATTATACAAACTCAAGCTGGGCGAAATAGTCACAACCATTCCTACCATCG GATTTAATGTGGAAACAGTGGAGTATAAAAACATCAGCTTCACAGTGTGGGATGTCGGCGGCCAGGACAAGATCAGACCCTTATGGAGGCACTACTTTCAGAACACACAGG GTCTGATTTTCGTGGTGGACAGTAATGACCGTGAGCGGGTGAACGAGGCCCGCGAGGAGCTAATGCGGATGCTGGCAGAGGACGAGCTCCGGGATGCTGTGCTTTTGGTCTTTGCCAACAAACAG GACCTGCCTAATGCTATGAACGCTGCTGAGATCACAGACAAGCTGGGCCTTCACTCGCTGCGCCACCGTAACTGGTACATCCAGGCCACGTGTGCCACGAGCGGCGACGGCCTGTACGAGGGCCTGGACTGGCTGGCAAACCAGCTCAAGAACAAGAAGTGA